One Prunus dulcis chromosome 7, ALMONDv2, whole genome shotgun sequence DNA segment encodes these proteins:
- the LOC117634391 gene encoding small nuclear ribonucleoprotein Sm D2-like, whose protein sequence is MSRPMEEEVTKNEEEEFNTGPLSVLMMSVKNNTQVLINCRNNRKLLGRVRAFDRHCNMVLENVREMWTEVPKTGKGKKKAQPVNKDRFISKMFLRGDSVIIVLRNPK, encoded by the exons ATGAG CCGGCCAATGGAGGAAGAA GTTACCAAGAACGAGGAAGAGGAATTTAATACCGGACCACTCTCTGTTCTTATGATGAGTGTCAAGAATAATACTCAG GTGCTCATCAACTGTCGTAACAACAGAAAGCTTCTTGGACGTGTGAGAGCATTCGACAGGCATTGCAACATGGTTCTGGAAAATGTTAGGGAGATGTGGACTGAG GTGCCAAAGACTGGAAAAGGCAAGAAAAAAGCCCAACCGGTTAACAAGGATAGATTCATCAGCAAGATGTTTCTCCGTGGGGATTCAGTTATCATTGTTCTTAGGAATCCTAAGTGA